Genomic segment of Streptomyces sp. NA02950:
CCTGCCCTGGCTGCTGCTCCCCGCCGGGCTCGGGCTGCTGCTCAGCGTGGTCGCCCGCTGGCCGCTGGGATGCGGCTGGGCGCTGACCGCCGCCGCGGTCACCGCCTGGTTCGTCCAGCCCTACGACAGCGGTCCCGCCCCCGCGCCGCGCGGCCCGGTCCTCGCCCATCTGCGGGTGCTGACCGCCAACCTGGAGTTCGGCGGCGCCACGGACGGGCTGCTGAACGCGCTGCGCCGGGAGCGGCCGGACCTCGTCTCGGTCCAGGAGTGCGACCGGCGCTGTGCGGCGGCGCTGCGCTCGGCCGACATCCGCGCGGCGTATCCGTACCGGAACGTGGTCACCGGCCGCCCCGCCCAGGGCTCGGCGATCCTCAGCCGCTTCCCGCTGGAGAACGGGAAGGGGCTGCCCGGTGAGCTGGCGATGCCCGGGGCGGTGGCGCGGATAGCCGGGCAGCGGCTGCGGGTGCAGGTCGCCCACCCCATGCCGCCGATGCCGGGCCAGCTGGGCATCTGGCGCGCCGAGTTGGGACGGCTGCGGAGCTACGCCGCCGAGCGGGGCGAGCACCCCACCCTGATCGCCGGGGACTTCAACGCGAGCCAGGACCATACCGCCTTCCGGGCCATTCTGGACACGGGGATGCGGGACAGCGCCCGCGCCGCGGGGCTTTCCCGGACGCCGAGCTGGCCGAGCGCCACCACCCCGGCACTGGGCACGCAGATCGATCACGTCCTGGTCAGCGACGCGCTGCGGCCGCGTACGGCCCGCTTCCTGGATCTGCCCGACACCGACCACCGGGCCCTGCTGGTCGAGCTGGATCTGCACCGGACCGGGCGCTGAGCGGCCTCGCTCAAGTCCGGTGCGGTTCGGTCGCGCCCCGAAGGGGGGCGGGGCTTGTGTCGATATGCGGCTTTCGCCGCGTGGGCGCGACGGCCACGACGCGACCGCAGACGCATGACGGCACCTCGCGGCACTTCCCGCGGAGCGCTGAGCGGCCGTCGTCAGCTCTCGCTCGGATCCCAGGAGTTGGCCAGCTCGAACGGATCGGGCTCCAA
This window contains:
- a CDS encoding endonuclease/exonuclease/phosphatase family protein codes for the protein METTVAEDRATAPARRAARRLARLPDGRGRQAAAWCAALLLAAVSVVVGCRAADTDGITPIPQLLAFLPWLLLPAGLGLLLSVVARWPLGCGWALTAAAVTAWFVQPYDSGPAPAPRGPVLAHLRVLTANLEFGGATDGLLNALRRERPDLVSVQECDRRCAAALRSADIRAAYPYRNVVTGRPAQGSAILSRFPLENGKGLPGELAMPGAVARIAGQRLRVQVAHPMPPMPGQLGIWRAELGRLRSYAAERGEHPTLIAGDFNASQDHTAFRAILDTGMRDSARAAGLSRTPSWPSATTPALGTQIDHVLVSDALRPRTARFLDLPDTDHRALLVELDLHRTGR